A portion of the Rhinolophus sinicus isolate RSC01 linkage group LG16, ASM3656204v1, whole genome shotgun sequence genome contains these proteins:
- the DERL3 gene encoding derlin-3 isoform X1 codes for MAWQGVAAEFLQVPVVTRAYTAACVLTTAAVQLELLSPFQLYFNPHLVFRKLQVWRLVTNFLFFGPLGFSFFFNMLFVFRYCRMLEEGSFRGRTADFVFMFLFGGILMTLLGLLGSLFFLGQALTAMLVYIWSRRSPQMRVNFFGLLTFQAPFLPWALMGFSMLLGNSILVDLLGIAVGHIYYFLEDVFPNQPGGKRLLLTPNFLKLLLDAPEEDTNYLPLPEEQPGPLQQ; via the exons ATGGCGTGGCAGGGGGTAGCGGCCGAGTTTCTGCAGGTGCCGGTGGTGACGCGGGCTTACACCGCGGCCTGCGTCCTCACCACCGCTGCTGTG CAACTGGAGCTCCTCAGCCCCTTCCAGCTCTACTTCAACCCGCACCTCGTGTTCCGGAAGTTGCAG gtctggaggctcgTCACCAACTTCCTCTTCTTCGGGCCCCTGGGATTCAGCTTCTTCTTCAACATGCTCTTCGT GTTCCGCTATTGCCGCATGCTAGAGGAGGGCTCCTTCCGCGGCCGCACGGCGGactttgttttcatgtttctcttcGGGGGCATCCTTATGACC CTGCTGGGGCTCCTGGGCAGCCTGTTCTTCCTGGGCCAGGCCCTCACAGCCATGCTGGTGTACATATGGAGCCGCCGCAGCCCTCAGATGAGGGTGAACTTCTTTGGCCTCCTCACCTTCCAGGCGCCATTCCTGCCCTGGGCACTCATGGGCTTCTCAATGCTGCTGGGCAACTCGATCCTTGTGGACCTGCTGG GGATCGCTGTGGGCCACATCTACTACTTCCTGGAGGATGTCTTTCCCAACCAGCCTGGAGGCAAGAGGCTGCTGCTGACCCCTAACTTCCT GAAGCTGCTACTGGATGCCCCAGAAGAGGACACCAATTACCTGCCCCTTCCTGAGGAACAGCCAGGACCCCTGCAGCAGTGA
- the DERL3 gene encoding derlin-3 isoform X2, with the protein MAWQGVAAEFLQVPVVTRAYTAACVLTTAAVQLELLSPFQLYFNPHLVFRKLQVWRLVTNFLFFGPLGFSFFFNMLFVFRYCRMLEEGSFRGRTADFVFMFLFGGILMTGRASQHLDSGPAAGAPGQPVLPGPGPHSHAGVHMEPPQPSDEGELLWPPHLPGAIPALGTHGLLNAAGQLDPCGPAGDRCGPHLLLPGGCLSQPAWRQEAAADP; encoded by the exons ATGGCGTGGCAGGGGGTAGCGGCCGAGTTTCTGCAGGTGCCGGTGGTGACGCGGGCTTACACCGCGGCCTGCGTCCTCACCACCGCTGCTGTG CAACTGGAGCTCCTCAGCCCCTTCCAGCTCTACTTCAACCCGCACCTCGTGTTCCGGAAGTTGCAG gtctggaggctcgTCACCAACTTCCTCTTCTTCGGGCCCCTGGGATTCAGCTTCTTCTTCAACATGCTCTTCGT GTTCCGCTATTGCCGCATGCTAGAGGAGGGCTCCTTCCGCGGCCGCACGGCGGactttgttttcatgtttctcttcGGGGGCATCCTTATGACC GGGAGGGCCTCCCAGCACCTTGACTCTGGCCCAGCTGCTGGGGCTCCTGGGCAGCCTGTTCTTCCTGGGCCAGGCCCTCACAGCCATGCTGGTGTACATATGGAGCCGCCGCAGCCCTCAGATGAGGGTGAACTTCTTTGGCCTCCTCACCTTCCAGGCGCCATTCCTGCCCTGGGCACTCATGGGCTTCTCAATGCTGCTGGGCAACTCGATCCTTGTGGACCTGCTGG GGATCGCTGTGGGCCACATCTACTACTTCCTGGAGGATGTCTTTCCCAACCAGCCTGGAGGCAAGAGGCTGCTGCTGACCCCTAA